The Mucilaginibacter rubeus genomic interval GTAGTGATGCGCGAGTGGGTGTAAGTATAGTTTGCCTTTACACCAAACTTGTTAAAGAATTTGGTAAAATCAAGCTCCAAACCATAGTTCTTAGCTGTACCAAAGTTGCCCGGCACATAATAGGTATCCTGACCACGTGTGGCATCAGCCTGGAAGCTATACTCAATAGGATTTGTGATCCTTTTGTAAAACGCGCCTGCTAACAATTGCATGCTCGCGTCCGGGAACAACTCATACCTTAAATCGTAGTTATCGGCAACGGCATGTTTAAGATCGGGGTTACCACGCTCGTTATACTCGTCACCAATTCTTCCACCCGGAATAAGCTCATAAAAGCCCGGTCTGTTAATTGATTTGAAATAAGAAGCATGCAATTGGTGTTTATCGCTTAAAAAGTATTTCAAGGTTAAGCTTGGCAATACATCGGTATAGGTTTGGTTACCGCTTGGTCTTGACTCGCCCTGAGGGAAAAGCATCCTGTAGCCCTGGTCTGTATGTTCAACACGTGCACCGCCAACTACCTGGATGGTTTTTGTAGTAAATTTAAACATACCATAACCTGCGCCAATTTTTTCAGATGCATCATTGGTTAAAGAGTTATTTACAGCACCAGCTGGGTTAGTTACGTTAAAGTTGAGCTGGGTATAATTTGTAAAATCGGTACCGTACAACGCACTTGGGTTAGCGGCAGTAAGGTTGTAGTTATTATAGAAGCTGGTACGTTCTTTATCGCGATATAAACCACCTGCAGAGAAATCAACGTTAACGCCACCAATAGGCGCGGTATAGGTAAGGTCTAAGTAACCAGCTTTGTCCTCATCCGTATTGCGTTCCCAACGGTGTGTAAGCGATGTACCGTTTGTAAGGTAAGTACGCCTGTCAACAAAATTTTCGCGCACACCATTTAAGCTGATGGTAGTATTGTTAGGCACTTCGTTTTCGGCCGAAGAATAAACTGCCGACCATTGTACTTTTAATTTATCGTTGAACAACTTATGATCACCACGTAATGTTCCGCTGTAAATTTGCTGTTCGGTAAAACGGCTACGGGTTGAATAACCTAACTGCGCGTTTCCTTTGTCCGGATCATAATCAGTTGAGAAACTGGTAGATTTTTCGTCGCGAACCTGGATACTGGTTAAGTTAACATAAGTATTAAAAAAGCTCAATTTATTGCGGCTGTCTAATACGTAGTCGATTTTTGAGAATACGCCGTAACGTTTTTGCTGTTCAGAGTACTCCCTATCGGCACGGCTGGTTACCGCGGCATACTCGGCTGTTGGAACAACTTTAGTATTGTAGAAGATACTGTTGCTACCGCGATAGGTGTTCTGGTAACTACCGGCTACTAATACGCCCAATTTGTTGTTAAAAAAGCGCTGACCTAATGACAAGCTACCAACAACATTTGGTGCAGGGTGTTTAAGCGTATAGTTTAAAGTTCCGGTACCAAAATCGGCCTGGGTTGCCTGATAAGCTTTACCATTAAGTTCATAAGGCGATTTGTGATTGATGCTTGAATAATCGTAGCTCATAAACTTACGATCTAAAAGCAACTGGCTGTAACCACCGGCAATATTGGCGTTTACTTCAAAACGCTCAGGAGCATCCTTCATTACCAGGTTAACAGCACCGCCCACAGCGTCACCTTCAAGATTAGGGGTTAGCGTTTTATAATATTCCAGCCTTGATAGCAGGTCGGAAGGGAAAATATCAAGTGGTACGTAGCGATATTTGTTATCAGGGCTTGGGATTTTTATACCGTTTACCAGAGTATAGTTGTAACGTTTATCCATACCACGTAAAATAGGATACTGAGCATCACCGTTGGTATTACGCTCAACAGATACACCAGATACGCGGGAGATAACATTAGCCACTGTTAAATCGGGAGATACTTCGATAGCCCTGCCCGATACAATGTTCATTACCTGCGTAGCCTGCTGCTCAATACGGCGGGCAGTTCTTTCGGTCGAACCATTTCCGTGAGATGATACGGTGATTTCCTGTAATTGTTTGTTTGACTCTTCAAGGTATACTTTCAGGTGCGGGTTATCATCTTTAGATACTTCTACCTGTTGCGTTGTGGTTGTGTACAAAACATAAGATACCCGTACAGTGTAAGAACCTTTAGACACATTCTTCAATTCAAACGAACCATCAAGACCAGTGGTCGTGGCAATCTTCGTTCGGTCGAGGCTTACGGTGGCCCCCACCATAGGCTCGCCGGTTTTACGGTCATATACATGACCTTTTAACTTTTGTGCGTTAGCTGCGGTAACACACAAAAGCAGGAGTAATAATGTTTGTAAGTATTTTTTCATTTTGCGAAACGATTAATGCAATTGTGATTTGCTTTTTGACGGCGCAAAAGTGTTTAAACCAACAATACATCTGTTAAAACATGCCGTTACAAAAAGGAAACAGCGTTACATGAGGCGTATACGCAACAGCAGCACAAAATTACAATTAGTTGATTTTCAATAATATAACAAAAACACAAACCTCCATTATCATTCAGTTACCGTTACATTAAGCTAATGTTAAGCTGCAAAAAGACAAAGAAATCAACAGCAATTAAACTACAGGGCCTGTATAAAAGTGGTAAGGTTTTCACCTTGATCAATGTTGAGTTTCTTACGTAAACGGTAGCGGGCAACCCGCAAACTGTCAATAGAGATGCCTAATAACCCGGCAATATCCTTTGAATCCATATTTACTTTAAGCAGGGCTATCAAACGCAAGTCGGTTGAGGTAAGATCATTGCTCTGCTGCTTCAGTTTGTCAAAAAAACTTTGGTGAACTTGCTCAAAAGCAACGGTGAATTCCTTCCAGTGCTGCTCGTGGTTAAAGCTTTGGTTTATTTGCTGGATGATTTGCTGCATCTGCCGTTTCTGATCGCGCTTATCCTCTTTCACCATATCCTGCAGGGTATTGCGCATACTCTCCAACAACTGGTTGTTCTTGATGAGGTTTAACGTGTGCGATGATAGTTCTTGCCCTTTAAGTTCCAGTTGCTGCTTAAGACTTTCTTCCTGCAACTGTTTATTCTTGAGTTCCAGCTCCATTAAATCGCGCTGGGCTTCAAATATCGACCGGTTTTGCTCGGCCAAGGCCCGCTGATCGCGCATTTTAAGACGCTGCCTGCTGAAGGTTACAAAGCCAAGTATAACAAGCAGCAGGGAAATTGTAACACCGGCAATGGTGACAATCTGGTTGGTTTTACGGATGTTGTTAAGGCGTGTGATCTCATCGCTTTTTTTATCCATATCATACAGCACCTGTAAAAACGAGGTTTGCTTCAAACTTTCCCTCGAGTATACATCAAGCGAATACTTACGGCTAAGCTCAAGGTAATGGTAAGCGCTATCCATGCGGTTAAGCAACTGGTATGACTTCCCCAGATCGCGACAAGAGGCCGCTAACTGATACAGGTTTCCAGTTTTTAACGATAGCGCATAAGCCTTGCGCGATTGTTGGATCCCCGCTTCATACTTGCCGGTTTTCCGTAAAATATCGCCGATGTTATTGATCACCTCAATGCTGGCAACCTCATTATTGTATTTATTGTAGATCTCTAATGACTTTTTAAAGCAGGAATATGACGAATCGTAATTGGCCAGATCTTCGTGGATACTCCCAAGGTTCTCGTATATTTTCGCCTGCCCGTAATCGTCTCCTATGCGCTGGTAACTTTTCAGGGCCAGGCGCTGGTAGTAAAATGAGCTGTCATATTTGTGATGCTTCTCGTATAAGTGACCAATAGCTCCCAATATTTCGGCCTGCCCTTTTTTATTATTTGTTGCCTTATAAAGGTTTAGCGCCCTGTTATACAACTGAAATGATTTATCCGACTGCCTGTTGTAATAATACAGGATCCCC includes:
- a CDS encoding TonB-dependent receptor encodes the protein MKKYLQTLLLLLLCVTAANAQKLKGHVYDRKTGEPMVGATVSLDRTKIATTTGLDGSFELKNVSKGSYTVRVSYVLYTTTTQQVEVSKDDNPHLKVYLEESNKQLQEITVSSHGNGSTERTARRIEQQATQVMNIVSGRAIEVSPDLTVANVISRVSGVSVERNTNGDAQYPILRGMDKRYNYTLVNGIKIPSPDNKYRYVPLDIFPSDLLSRLEYYKTLTPNLEGDAVGGAVNLVMKDAPERFEVNANIAGGYSQLLLDRKFMSYDYSSINHKSPYELNGKAYQATQADFGTGTLNYTLKHPAPNVVGSLSLGQRFFNNKLGVLVAGSYQNTYRGSNSIFYNTKVVPTAEYAAVTSRADREYSEQQKRYGVFSKIDYVLDSRNKLSFFNTYVNLTSIQVRDEKSTSFSTDYDPDKGNAQLGYSTRSRFTEQQIYSGTLRGDHKLFNDKLKVQWSAVYSSAENEVPNNTTISLNGVRENFVDRRTYLTNGTSLTHRWERNTDEDKAGYLDLTYTAPIGGVNVDFSAGGLYRDKERTSFYNNYNLTAANPSALYGTDFTNYTQLNFNVTNPAGAVNNSLTNDASEKIGAGYGMFKFTTKTIQVVGGARVEHTDQGYRMLFPQGESRPSGNQTYTDVLPSLTLKYFLSDKHQLHASYFKSINRPGFYELIPGGRIGDEYNERGNPDLKHAVADNYDLRYELFPDASMQLLAGAFYKRITNPIEYSFQADATRGQDTYYVPGNFGTAKNYGLELDFTKFFNKFGVKANYTYTHSRITTPKDTYVTDATTGDTHKISVNQTRPLYGQSEHIANLSFLYKDTKKGWDAQIAGSYTGPRINTVSQFLNNDLWQRGFIQMDASAEKRFKNNLSVFIKAGNLLNSPAKLFLKGTNPENATLKDDNIVANGQTLIRSDYYKQTYLIGVRYKL
- a CDS encoding tetratricopeptide repeat protein, coding for MIKRYIRIIQFTFYLFVLISGTSALAQSNKTDRFEKLQLLAQQHPDSVLLVLKKIHADAIQDNNNLTAGMSLQQMGQICFNQGHYAQALDFYLHADKVFGQIGNKDLLAENWGKMGILYYYNRQSDKSFQLYNRALNLYKATNNKKGQAEILGAIGHLYEKHHKYDSSFYYQRLALKSYQRIGDDYGQAKIYENLGSIHEDLANYDSSYSCFKKSLEIYNKYNNEVASIEVINNIGDILRKTGKYEAGIQQSRKAYALSLKTGNLYQLAASCRDLGKSYQLLNRMDSAYHYLELSRKYSLDVYSRESLKQTSFLQVLYDMDKKSDEITRLNNIRKTNQIVTIAGVTISLLLVILGFVTFSRQRLKMRDQRALAEQNRSIFEAQRDLMELELKNKQLQEESLKQQLELKGQELSSHTLNLIKNNQLLESMRNTLQDMVKEDKRDQKRQMQQIIQQINQSFNHEQHWKEFTVAFEQVHQSFFDKLKQQSNDLTSTDLRLIALLKVNMDSKDIAGLLGISIDSLRVARYRLRKKLNIDQGENLTTFIQAL